The Malassezia japonica chromosome 8, complete sequence genome includes a window with the following:
- a CDS encoding uncharacterized protein (EggNog:ENOG503NU2J; BUSCO:EOG09263QH4; COG:L): protein MASNEGTLPPPPRATAVIVIGMAGSGKSTFVARLASHMAKKTAAAHGEQQAKEKEGDADAAGASDMPTRPYLINIDPAVAGLGYSPNVDIRDTVDYPRVMEEYKLGPNGGILTALNLFTTKFDQVLSIAEKRANETDLVVLDTPGQIEIFTWSASGSIITDALASAMPTVVAYVVDTPRTTAPATFMSNMLYACSIMYKARLPFVIVFNKTDVQDPQFALDWMHDFEAFQRALMAGNARDPSVHAADPNAPPQPRSEDPSYLNSLMNSMSLVLDEFYKNLRAVGVSSATGAGMDDFLGAVKEARHEYMTDYRPEMERMQREKKAQLEKSKETQMQSLLHDMNVREPRSGLSKVRSKMRASNDDDVDGPEYAGDGEIIDPDSDEEKPEYGVPGGDERLAKRWNKHDGSYWPAPP, encoded by the coding sequence ATGGCGTCAAACGAGGggacgctgccgccgcccccgcgcgcgacggcggtgATTGTGATTGGCATGGCGGGCTCGGGCAAGTCGACGTttgtcgcgcgcctcgcgtcgCACATGGCCAAGAagaccgccgcggcgcacggcgagcagcaggcCAAGGAGAAAGAAGGggacgcggacgcggcCGGTGCGAGCGACATGCCCACGCGGCCGTACCTAATCAATATCGACCCGGCGGTCGCGGGACTGGGGTACTCGCCGAATGTCGACATCCGCGACACGGTCGACTATCCCCGCGTCATGGAGGAGTACAAGCTCGGCCCCAATGGCGGCATTCTCACCGCGCTGAACCTCTTTACGACCAAGTTTGACCAGGTCCTGTCGATTgccgagaagcgcgcgaACGAAACGGATCTCGTCGTGCTGGATACGCCGGGGCAGATTGAAATCTTTACgtggagcgcctcggggtCGATCATTACCGACGCACTGGCGAGTGCGATGCCGACGGTCGTCGCGTACGtcgtcgacacgccgcgcacgactgcgccggcgacgttCATGTCGAATATGCTGTACGCGTGCAGCATTATGTacaaggcgcgcctgccgtTTGTGATCGTATTTAACAAGACCGACGTCCAGGACCCGCAGTTTGCGCTGGACTGGATGCACGACTTTGAGGCGttccagcgcgcgctcaTGGCAGGCAACGCGCGCGACCCATcggtgcacgccgcggatccgaatgcgccgccgcagccgcggtCCGAGGACCCGAGCTACCTCAACAGCCTGATGAACAGCATGagcctcgtcctcgatgAATTCTACAAGAACCTGCGGGCCGTCGGCGTGTCGTCGGCTACCGGCGCGGGCATGGACGACTTTTTGGGTGCCGTGAAAGAGGCACGGCACGAGTACATGACCGACTACCGCCCCGAGATggagcgcatgcagcgcgagAAAAAGGCACAGCTCGAAAAGTCCAAAGAGACGCAGATGCagtcgctgctgcacgaTATGAacgtgcgcgagccgcgctcGGGGCTCAGCAAGGTGCGCTCCAAGATGCGCGCGTCcaacgacgacgacgtcgacggGCCGGAGTacgcgggcgacggcgagatTATCGACCcggact
- a CDS encoding lipoyl synthase (BUSCO:EOG0926131E; EggNog:ENOG503NWHD; COG:H), which yields MDRVAYRTLGARGLHTSRALCAPGSSAARAAVPGSRLEAMRARLAEDSTITIDDFAETKRAERIQLGRINDMRLPSYMKTNIPKGANFGRIKRDLRGLGLSTVCEEARCPNIGECWGGEGGKENATATIMLMGDTCTRACRFCAVKTSRAPAPLDPHEPENTAEAISRWGLGYIVLTSVDRDDIADGGAAHIAQTVSKIKQKAPHILVEALVPDFAGDEACVRHVATSGLDVYAHNVETVERTTPFVRDRRAKYRQSLQMLAHAKEARPDLVTKTSIMLGCGEAPHEVEQTLRDLREANVDVVTFGQYMRPTKRHMKVSDYVTPEQFAEWQRKAEAMGFLYVASGPLVRSSYKAGEFFIKNVIENRRAAGTPIEARAQDALAHQTV from the exons ATGGACCGAGTGGCGTATCGGACGCTGGGCGCGCGTGGCCTGCatacgtcgcgcgcgctgtGTGCTCCTGGCAgctctgcggcgcgtgctgcggTGCCTGGCTCGCGCCTGGAagcgatgcgcgcgcgcctggcCGAGGACTCGACGATCACCATCGACGACTTTGCCGAGACGaaacgcgccgagcgcatccagCTGGGCCGCATCAACGACATGCGCCTGCCGTCGTACATGAAGACAAACATTCCCAAAGGCGCCAACTTTGGGCGCATCAagcgcgacctgcgcggCCTGGGACTGTCGACCGTGTGCGAAGAGGCGCGGTGCCCCAACATTGGCGAATGCTGGGGCGGCGAGGGCGGCAAGGAAAATGCGACGGCCACCATCATGCTCATGGGCGACACCTGCacgcgtgcgtgccgaTTCTGTGCAGTCAAGACGAGCcgtgcgcccgcgccgcttgATCCCCACGAGCCGGAAAACACGGCAGAGGCGATCTCGCGCTGGGGCCTCGGCTACATTGTGCTTACGTCggtcgaccgcgacgaTATCGCAGACggaggcgcggcgcacattGCACAGACCGTGTCCAAGATCAAGCAAAAGGCGCCGCacatcctcgtcgaggcacTCGTGCCCGACTTtgcgggcgacgaggcgtgcgtgcgccacgtcgcgaCAAGCGGCCTCGACGTGTACGCGCACAATGTCGAGACCGTGgagcgcacgacgccgttTGTGCGTGACCGCCGCGCAAAGTACCGGCAGAGTCTCCAGatgctcgcgcacgccaaagaggcgcggCCGGACCTGGTGACCAAGACGTCGATCATGCTCGgctgcggcgaggcgccgcacgaggtcgagcagacgctgcgcgacctgcgcgaggccaaCGTCGACGTCGTGACCTTTGGCCAGTACATGCGGCCGACCAAGCGGCACATGAAGGTGTCGGACTACGTCACGCCCGAGCAGTTTGCCGAGTggcagcgcaaggccgaggcgatgggCTTCTTGTACGTTGCGAGCGggccgctcgtgcgcagcagTTACAAGGCCGGCGAGTTCTTT ATCAAAAACGTGATCGAgaaccgccgcgcggcggggacgccgatcgaggcgcgcgcacaggatgcgctggcgcaccaGACAGTGTAG
- a CDS encoding 23S rRNA (adenine(1618)-N(6))-methyltransferase (EggNog:ENOG503NZIZ; COG:J), whose protein sequence is MHPRNGYQAPLDLGALARADARLAPFVHEDRGEVQVNWDDPAALRAVTGALLLRDFSIQVTLRDDRLCPALPNRLNYVLWIEDMMRALHPIDCASYDDVRGGDIGTGSVAIYACLCCALHAQWTMVGTDVDADALAHAQAMLDENAHVGTRIELRHTSKDALLLPDGHLHFTLCNPPFYASPEERAALAAAKREARRPTEGSHDEMYTPGGEAAFVLRMLDESMLPANRERIVYVA, encoded by the coding sequence ATGCATCCCCGCAATGGCTACCAGGCGCCACTggatctcggcgcgctggcgcgggcggatgcgcgcctcgcgccgttTGTGCACGAGGACCGAGGCGAGGTACAAGTGAATTGGGACGatccggcggcgctgcgtgccgtcACCGGAGCGCTGCTCTTGCGTGACTTTTCGATCCAGGTGACGCTCCGCGACGATCGTCTGTGCCCTGCGCTGCCGAACCGCCTCAACTACGTGTTGTGGATCGAGGACATGATGCGGGCGCTGCATCCCATAGACTGTGCGTCgtacgacgacgtgcgcggaGGGGATATCGGCACTGGGAGCGTCGCTATATACGCGTGCTTGTGCTGTGCCTTGCACGCCCAGTGGACCATGGTCGGCACAGACGTCGACGCAGATGCGCTCGCACACGCCCAAGCGATGCTTGATGAAAACGCGCACGTTGGCACccgcatcgagctgcgtcaCACGTCCAAGGACGCGTTGCTGCTGCCGGACGGGCACTTGCACTTTACGCTGTGCAATCCCCCGTTTTACGCGTCGCCCGaagagcgcgcggcgctcgcagcggcgaagcgcgaggcgcgccgtcccACTGAAGGCAGCCACGACGAAATGTATAcccccggcggcgaggccgcATTTGTCCTCCGCATGCTCGACGAAAGTATGCTGCCTGCGAACCGCGAGCGGATTGTGTACGTCGCTTGA
- the MON1 gene encoding Vacuolar fusion protein mon1 (BUSCO:EOG092624JL; COG:S; EggNog:ENOG503NUUU) produces the protein MSLLRSVHEANVDVSASASSAEDIPDEVVPRRPPQYLVFSSAGKLVYVSGQSMDADGDGFAYSHAGIMQALLALFAGEQDDELQSIEITDAHGQATQISVLSHAPLHVTCTSSLDAPKTLVHSELARVHAAIVSLVSGPRLEQLFATKPNFDLRGLLAPMQGYLDGVVQDMDASLTMPLAALPVFPLDAQLRQTIAQTVVPTPDLGDDAPREVLYVCVLRHDRIVCLAHPKRHVPHTEDLALLLAMVRHGGACPGAEDAWAPMCLSHVAPHGFVFVYASQLGDGASTFVLVTGDRDGFARGRAWRRSFESAIASGCLATLHATPLADSADALGITGLRHYLFVSRRHAQCAYVAPPYTSRASNARLFRLYGHALAAMRGDVAADEHAVLAAGDARLPQSRPLRLQHYRTAQEAVLGWRTTSFSLVVAVSPPWLSKAAVASAANKVAAYVRRAEKTLFAPAYTF, from the coding sequence ATGagcctgctgcgcagcgtgcacgAAGCGAACGTCGACgtgtcggcctcggcgagcagtgCCGAAGATATCCccgacgaggtcgtgccgcgccggccgccgcagtACCTCGTATTCAGCAGCGCAGGCAAGCTCGTCTACGTGAGTGGCCAGTCGATGGACGCGGACGGCGACGGATTCGCCTACTCCCACGCCGGCATcatgcaggcgctgctggcccTCTTTGccggcgagcaggacgacgagctgcagtCGATCGAGATTAccgacgcgcacggccagGCGACGCAGATATCCGTGCTCTCGCACGCCCCCTTGCACGTAacgtgcacgtcgtcgcTGGATGCCCCGAAAACGCTCGTGCACAGCGAGCTGGCGCGTGTCCACGCGGCGATCGTGAGCCTCGTGAGCGGGCCacggctcgagcagctcttTGCGACCAAGCCCAACTTTGACCTGCGTGGCCTCCTGGCGCCGATGCAGGGCTACCTCGACGGAGTCGTGCAGGATAtggacgcgtcgctgaCGATGCCTCTGGCAGCGCTGCCCGTCTTTCccctcgacgcgcagctccgGCAGACGATCGCACAGACGGTCGTGCCGACGcccgacctcggcgacgatgcgccccGCGAGGTGCTCTACGTCTGTGTCCTGCGGCACGACCGCATCGTGTGCCTTGCGCATCCGAAGCGCCATGTACCGCACACCGAGGAcctggcgctgctcctTGCCATGGtgcgccacggcggcgcatgcccCGGCGCAGAGGACGCATGGGCGCCAATGTGCCTGTCGCACGTCGCCCCCCATGGCTTTGTCTTTGTCTATGCGAGCCAGCTTGGCGACGGTGCTTCGACCTTTGTCCTGGTCAccggcgaccgcgacggctttgcgcgcggccgtgcgtggCGCAGGTCGTTTGAGAGTGCCATCGCGAGCGGGtgcctcgcgacgctgcacgcgacgccgctcgcggactctgccgacgcgctcggcatcacCGGCCTGCGGCACTATCTCTTTGTgtcgcggcggcacgcacagtgtgcgtacgtcgcacCGCCCTAtacctcgcgcgcgtcgaacgcgcgcctctttcgGCTGTAcggccacgcgctcgctgcgatGCGGGGCGACGTTGcagccgacgagcacgcggtgctggccgcaggcgacgcacgcctcCCCCAGAGCCGCCCCCTGCGTCTGCAGCACTACCGCACGGCCCAGGAGGCGGTGCTTGGCTGGCGCACGACCTCCTTTTCCCTCGTCGTTGCCGTGAGCCCCCCGTGGCTGTCGAAAGCCGCGGTGGCATCGGCCGCGAACAAGGTCGCGGCGTacgtgcggcgtgcggaaAAGACACTCTTTGCGCCGGCCTATACGTTCTAA
- the ADE17 gene encoding bifunctional phosphoribosylaminoimidazolecarboxamide formyltransferase/IMP cyclohydrolase (EggNog:ENOG503NY4C; COG:F), whose protein sequence is MGMGYMRAPLCLAPTIEKMSAPQATAILSVYDKTGLIELAKGLAAKNVRLLGSGGTARAVREAGIEIGDVSDITNAPEILGGRVKTLHPAVHGGILARTSLESDRKDLQEQQIAPVDIVVCNLYPFEETIARDPAPSIADAVEEVDIGGVTLIRAAAKNHDRVWVLCDPKDYSTFLSQYGEENDKAKESRNLFALKGFTHTAHYDEAISNYFRQQYAAPPHDVVQQLTLRYGANPHQKPAQAYVTEGELPFKALGGSPGYINLLDGLNAWALVKELDEATGMPAAASFKHVSPAGAAVAVPLNETEAKAYMVHDLGELSPLATAYARARGADRMSSFGDFLALSRPCDAQTAKIISREVSDGVIAPGYDQAALDLLLPKKGGKYCVLQMDPNYVPAARESRQVYGVTLEQRRNDLKITPEMFENVVTSRKDVPKPAVLDMMVATIALKYTQSNSVCYALRGQIIGLGAGQQSRIHCTRLAGAKADNWWLRHHPRVLGLPFKKGTKRPEKSNAIDLFVEGAKLVGEELKQWHDSFEVVPGPLTAEEREQHAAQLKDVAVASDAFFPFPDNVHRAARSGATYIAAPGGSVMDDACVEAANGHNMVVARTNARLFHH, encoded by the exons ATGGGCAT GGGATATATGCGAGCGCCGCTCTGTCTCGCACCGACCATTGAAAAAATGAGTGCACCGCAGGCGACCGCGATTCTCTCTGTGTACGACAAGACGGGCCTGATTGAGCTTGCAAAGGGCCTTGCCGCGAAGAATGTGCGCCTGCTtggcagcggcggcactgcgcgtgccgtgcgcgaggcgggcaTCGAGATTGG CGACGTGTCCGACATTACCAACGCCCCCGAGAttctcggcggccgtgTCAAGACGCTGCACCCTGCCGTCCACGGCGGTATCCTTgcgcgtacgtcgctcgagtcggACCGCAAGGACCTGCAGGAGCAGCAGATCGCCCCGGTCGACATTGTCGTCTGCAACCTGTACCCCTTTGAGGAGACCATTGCGCGCGaccccgcgccgagcatcgccgacgccgtcgaggaGGTCGACATTGGCGGCGTGACACTTATCCGTGCCGCGGCCAAGAACCACGACCGCGTGTGGGTGCTGTGCGACCCGAAGGACTACAGCACCTTCCTCTCGCAGTACGGCGAGGAGAACGACAAGGCGAAGGAGTCGCGCAacctctttgcgctcaAGGGCTTCACGCACACCGCGCACtacgacgaggcgatcaGTAACTACTTCCGCCAGCagtacgccgcgccgccccacgacgtcgtgcagcagctcacGCTCCGCTACGGCGCCAACCCCCACCAGAAGCCCGCGCAGGCATACGTCAccgagggcgagctgcCGTTCAAGGCGCTGGGCGGCAGCCCCGGCTACATCAACCTGCTCGATGGCCTGAACGCCTGGGCGCTCgtcaaggagctcgacgaggccacCGGCatgccggccgccgcctcgttcAAGCACGTCTCGCCGGCCGGTGCCGCGGTCGCCGTGCCTCTGAACGAGACCGAGGCGAAGGCGTACATGgtgcacgacctcggcgagctctcGCCCCTCGCGACGGCCTACGCCcgtgcgcgtggcgcggaCCGCATGAGCTCGTTCGGCGACTTCCTTGCGCTGTCGCGCCCGTGTGACGCGCAGACCGCCAAGATCATCTCGCGCGAGGTGAGCGACGGTGTGATTGCGCCTGGCTACGaccaggccgcgctcgacctgctgctCCCCAAGAAGGGCGGCAAGTACTGCGTGCTGCAGATGGACCCCAACTACGTCCCGGCCGCGCGTGAGTCGCGCCAGGTGTACGGTGtgacgctcgagcagcgccgcaacgaCCTCAAGATTACGCCCGAGATGTTTGAGAACGTCGTGACCTCGCGCAAGGACGTGCCGAAgccggccgtgctcgacatgATGGTCGCCACGATCGCGCTCAAGTACACGCAGTCGAACAGTGTGTGctatgcgctgcgcggccagATCATTGGTCTGGGTGCGGGTCAGCAGTCGCGCATCCACTGCACGCGTCTCGCGGGCGCCAAGGCGGACAACTGGTGGCTGCGCCACCACCcccgcgtgctcggcctgccgTTCAAGAAGGGCACCAAGCGCCCGGAGAAGAGCAATGCGATCGACCTCTTTGTCGAGGGCGCgaagctcgtcggcgaggagctcaagCAGTGGCACGACTCCTTCGAGGTCGTCCCGGGCCCGCTcaccgccgaggagcgcgagcagcacgccgcgcagctcaaggACGTCGCGGTGGCCTCAGACGCCTTCTTCCCCTTCCCCGACAAtgtgcaccgcgccgcgcgctcgggcgcgaccTACAttgcggcgccgggcggcagcgtgatggacgacgcgtgcgtcgaggcggccaaCGGCCACAACATGGTCGTTGCGCGCACCAACGCGCGTCTCTTCCACCACTAA
- a CDS encoding uncharacterized protein (EggNog:ENOG503P65U; COG:S), giving the protein MHHLSNLKCNATGLAPEHSMVLPEREMAADEVVFMNGLLQLYVQYADDLMAMFAPEIIYSMPTGSVVVGKAAVADKFRQLTQMNPGRVIRQRLLQTPESLPAGAMVIDQMVSSADEMQPANVRNLIVVKRREQDGLITSLTEEEGHRKATVPLAARVGSANLFNSPTDNMVSPCTSKLNLAKRRHHLKGKPTALFAGMSGGM; this is encoded by the coding sequence ATGCACCACCTGTCTAACCTCAAGTGCAACGCTACTGGCCTCGCGCCCGAACACTCCATGGTCCTCCCTGAGCGCGAGATGGCCGCGGACGAGGTCGTGTTCATGAacggcctgctgcagctctaTGTGCAGTACGCGGACGACCTCATGGCCATGTTCGCCCCGGAGATTATCTACTCGATGCCGACCGGCAGCGTGGTCGTCGGCaaggcggccgtcgcggaCAAGTTCCGCCAGCTTACCCAAATGAACCCCGGCCGCGTGAtccgccagcgcctgctgcagacGCCAGAGTCGCTCCCGGCCGGCGCCATGGTCATCGACCAGATGGTGTCGTCTGCCGACGAAATGCAGCCGGCCAACGTGCGCAACCTGATCGTGGtgaagcgccgcgagcaggACGGTCTCATCACCAGCCTCACCGAAGAAGAGGGCCACCGCAAGGCGACCGTTCCCTTggctgcgcgcgtcggctcgGCCAACTTGTTCAACTCGCCGACCGATAACATGGTCTCGCCGTGCACTTCGAAGCTGAACCTTGCCAAGCGGAGGCACCACCTGAAGGGCAAGCCGACCGCACTCTTTGCTGGAATGTCGGGCGGTATGTAA
- a CDS encoding uncharacterized protein (COG:S; EggNog:ENOG503P8EF; BUSCO:EOG09265K5D), with product MSRAAKATLTTSIIATVSIVWGVHYVQKMERENMYKGVQRDEVRQAERKQRDDARDAEQRQRAVDLERNRERERNLRSIQPIEEKDTPSTHRI from the exons atgtcgcgcgccgctaAGGCGACGCTAACAACGTCGATTATTGCTACCGTTTCGATTGTATGGGGCGTGCACTACGTCCAGAAAatggagcgcgag AATATGTACAagggcgtgcagcgcgacgaggtgcgccaggctgagcgcaagcagcgcgacgatgcgcgcgacgccgaacAGCGCCAGCGTGCAGTtgacctcgagcgcaaccgcgagcgcgagcgcaactTGCGGAGTATCCAGCCGATCGAAGAAAAGgacacgccgagcacccACCGAATCTAG
- the TPI1 gene encoding triose-phosphate isomerase (EggNog:ENOG503NW35; COG:G; BUSCO:EOG092644TW) has product MSRTFFVGGNWKMNGSLSQYKSLINDLASANLDPKVEVVIAPPALYLLPAKELLQNKKIELSAQDAYHKPSGAFTGEISSAQLKDASIPWVILGHSERRTIFGEKDSDVAEKTKAALENGLKVILCVGESLAQREAGDSVKVVIGQLEAAAKSINDWNNVVIAYEPVWAIGTGKVATAEQAQEVHKAIREWLGKAVGSSAADSVRVIYGGSVAAKNCKELASQPDIDGFLVGGASLKPEFVDIVNARL; this is encoded by the coding sequence ATGTCTCGCACTTTCTTTGTCGGTGGTAACTGGAAGATGAACGGCTCTCTGTCTCAGTACAAGAGCCTCATCAATGACCTGGCCAGCGCCAACCTCGACCCCAAGGTTGAGGTCGTGATCGCTCCCCCGGCGCTCTACCTGCTCCCGGCCAAGGAGCTCCTTCAGAACAAGAAGATTGAGCTCTCGGCCCAGGATGCCTACCACAAGCCCTCGGGTGCGTTCACCGGCGAGATCTCGTCGGCTCAGCTCAAGGACGCCAGCATCCCCTGGGTGATCCTCGGTCActcggagcgccgcaccaTCTTCGGCGAGAAGGACTCGGACGTCGCCGAGAAGACCAAGGCTGCCCTCGAGAACGGCCTCAAGGTTATTCTGTGTGTTGGTGAGtccctcgcgcagcgcgaggctgGCGACAGCGTCAAGGTCGTCATcggccagctcgaggccgccgccaaGAGCATCAACGACTGGAACAACGTCGTGATCGCCTACGAGCCCGTCTGGGCCATCGGTACCGGCAAGGTCGCCACCGCTGAGCAGGCTCAGGAGGTCCACAAGGCCATCCGCGAGTGGCTCGGCAAGGCCGTCGGCTCGTCGGCTGCCGACTCGGTCCGCGTGATCTACGGTGGTAGCGTTGCCGCCAAGAACTgcaaggagctcgccaGCCAGCCCGACATTGACGGTTTCCTTGTCGGTGGTGCCTCGCTCAAGCCCGAGTTCGTCGACATTGTCAACGCCCGCCTTTAA
- the PFY1 gene encoding profilin, required for normal timing of actin polymerization in response to thermal stress (COG:Z; EggNog:ENOG503P5G2): MSWQGYVDTNLVGTGKVSKAAIIGLKGGVWATSAGFTISPEEQQAIVKGLDDPTPLQASGIYANGKKYLTLQANPRSIYGKSGGDGLCVVKTNQAVLVAAYESPLLPGDANKVVEGLADYLISVGY, from the exons ATGTCCTGGCAAGGCTACGTCGACACGAACCTCGTGGGTACCGGCAAGGTTTCCAAGGCTGCGATTATCGGTCTGAAGGGCGGCGTGTGGGCCACCTCGGCCGGATTCACG ATCAGCCCCGAAGAGCAGCAGGCGATTGTCAAgggcctcgacgaccccacgccgctgcaggcgAGCGGCATCTATGCCAACGGCAAAAAGTACCTCACGCTGCAAGCGAACCCCCGGTCGATCTACGGCAAGTCGGGT GGTGACGGTCTGTGCGTTGTCAAGACGAACCAGGCCGTGTTGGTCGCCGCGTACGAGTCGCCGCTGCTCCCGGGCGACGCGAACAAGGTGGTCGAGGGCCTCGCGGACTACCTGATCTCGGTTGGGTATTGA
- a CDS encoding uncharacterized protein (EggNog:ENOG503NV19; TransMembrane:6 (i67-85o105-125i137-157o189-209i216-236o248-269i); COG:T) produces MVRPAAMRLGAKQAPSPIAQQVRTVRQSPFQRPAGPTHSHVQPMAQGSSGFGQAAPSFSTQGGWTKALTSVGIIAATAIGANLFFNRETRDGLSVHESSYLNSTFSYLGGGLTVTGLSAYALHRFGFSARLMAANPWLVLGVGLVASIGGMMGAQALPSSHPLKVPAWLLFNVSQAAVLSPLFFLHPAILARAGLYTAGLMGSLCYVGATAKENQYLFLGGPLLAGVTIVALSSLAPMILPTTAVRTLMATEAISLYGGLAVFGGFVLWDTQKILQHAKMVEAGMRPSDPLAESIGLELDFINIFTRLVQILAMRDQRRR; encoded by the coding sequence ATGGTGCGCcccgcggcgatgcgcctcggcgccaagcaggcgccgtcgcccattgcgcagcaggtccGCACCGTGCGCCAGAGCCCCTTCCAGCGCCCGGCCGGTCCCACGCACAGCCATGTCCAGCCGATGGCGCAGGGCAGCAGCGGCTTTGGCCAGGCTGCGCCCAGCTTCTCGACGCAGGGCGGCTGGACCAAGGCGCtgacgagcgtcggcaTTATTGCTGCCACCGCTATCGGTGCCAACCTCTTCTTTAaccgcgagacgcgcgacggcctGAGCGTGCATGAGTCGAGTTACCTGAACTCGACGTTTAGCTacctcggcggcggtctTACGGTGACGGGCCTGAGCGCCtacgcgctgcaccgcttcggcttctcggcgcgcctcaTGGCCGCGAACCCCTGGCTGGTGCTGGGTGTGGGTCTTGTGGCGTCCATCGGTGGTATGATGGGCGCGCAGGCTCTGCCGAGCTCGCACCCCCTCAAGGTGCCCGCGTGGCTCCTGTTTAATGTGAGCCAGGCCGCGGTGCTCAGCCCCCTCTTTTTCCTGCACCCCGCGATtctggcgcgtgcgggTCTCTACACGGCCGGCCTGATGGGCTCGCTCTGCTACGTCGGCGCGACCGCGAAGGAGAACCAGTACCTGTTCCTCGGCGGCCCGCTCCTGGCGGGTGTGACGATCGTCGCGCTCTCCTCGCTGGCCCCGATGATTTTGCCCAcgacggccgtgcgcacgctgaTGGCGACCGAGGCCATCTCGCTGTACGGTGGTCTGGCCGTCTTTGGCGGCTTTGTCCTCTGGGACACGCAAAAGATTCTGCAGCACGCCAAGATGGTCGAGGCGGGCATGCGCCCCTCGGACCCGCTCGCGGAGAGCATCGGTCTTGAGCTCGACTTTATCAACATCTTTACGCGCCTGGTGCAGATCCTGGCGATGCGTGACCAGCGCCGTCGCTAA